CCAACACACTAGTGAGAGCAATAAACTTAAGAGCTGAACTGCTGCATCAGCCATCATCAACTCCACAGACAACGCGCACATAAGTATAACAAAGGTTTAGGTTCATAGCTGAACTTTGACTCAATTAATGTTCGTTCGATTTAGACGCATGCAGTAACTTCAAGCCAATTTGAAGCtttataagaaaatcaaaaccaagcttaaataaaatttcttcaaatcGACACAGTTTATTTACACTCTAAATGGGAACGAGAGGtcacaagaaaacaaaataaggtACAGACGAAGCACAAAGCTCTCTTTCAGGAAAGCAAAATTTACATCTGTACACAATTATTGGGCATGCAACTctttttgtttccatttccTCCCAAGTGCAAAACAAAGAATGgatctatatttatttcaaatatttcaacaaCAAAGCTTTCAGGAGCCAAACTGCAGTGTTTACAGAGTGTAGTGCAGTAGTCGAATTATTCTAACTCAAACATGTATATGGGCTCTCTTTTAGTGAAGACATTTAGCCCTTGAGTACCCCTTGATCCTCCAACAAGACTCGGAGATCGGAGCTGCTGCATTCTTCAGAGGTTCGGACAATATTAGGACTGTCAGAATAAATGACATCAGAAAGTGGGTAGCTTCGATTAGCATGGAGTTGGCTACTTGCACTGCTGCAAACTCCAGTCAACACTACAGACTTATGAACACCGCCAAGCAGTCCTTCGTAGTCTGTGTCTCCACTTTCGCCAACAAAAACGACCACTTTCGATAAGTCCATACCCCATCGGAGATATAAATACCTGAAGAGCAAGTTTTCCCATGTCAGCTCTTGCTTCTGTATTAAAAATGTGGTCGTTACCAagtaaaatattgatgttcTCACATAAAAGGAAACTGGTTGCTCCTTACAGAATTATTTAGTGGACCATGGACGAAACTATAATGGGAACCAACAACAAAGCCTAGTTCCAAAAACAGATGGTTGAGGCAAGTAAGCCAAAGAAATTATGCCTTAGAACATAGTTAATTAGGGAAAATTTAGGAACATTTTTTATGGCAATTCCAGTAGCTGTTCAAATAAATTGGTAAAAAGTCGTGTTAACCCAAGCATCTCGAGAAACATAACAGATATAAAGTGCTGGATCAAAAATAGGATGATTGGATTCCATTCATTTGCCTCTGTTAGCCTTACGACACATGCAACGATCATTTATGACATTAAAGCAAACccatataaatatcattattgAGGAGATGCATCAATAATTGCTATTCCCTGAGTCTATCATCAGACATGAATACTGACGTGTCATGATAGCTTATTTTGACTTTCTCTTCTTAATGGTCAAATATTGGGAAGCAGAGGCGTAGGGCAATATGTTATGATCTGAATACCCTGAATGAACAAGCATACTCCACAAAAAGACCATCAAATGGCACAAGACACCAAACATACACCAAGACGAAGCTGATAGCATTTGGTTGTCCTAGAACtcttatttcctttttaaattgaaagagagaAGGGAACTGAGGCGGTGGAGATGATAATATTGGATGATGAAATGAAGCATCTGGATCAGTAAAATCTTTATAATCCATATACACTAAGTAACAAGCAAAAGGCCACAGAACAACATTATGCTAATAATTTGTTCTCAGGCATCACGATAAAGAGATCACAATGGCTATAAGATGCCAGTAAACAAACtcattgataaaaaatatttacctgAGAGCTTGGGAACGAGATGCCAGGACTGGAATTACGTTAATCTTGCTTCCATTTTGACAATAGACAACATGACAACGTAGTGCCTGAATTCTCATCAGCTTTCTTACTTCCTTTACAGGGGGGATCTGCTAGAAATCAAGTTAAGTTATGATACGAGCTATTGCAAGAAGGTTATTCCAGCAAAATATGATGAGGCGATGAGCCTATTCCTGGAAGACACAATACAATCTAATGCAGTAGAGACAAAGAACTGGAGCACATTTCAAGGTATTCATACAGAAGGCTTTAACACTGAAAAGGACATAAATAAGATCTGAAGGAAACAGGTATTACCACTCCAGGCTTCTGAACTTTAAATGAATAGCAATAGTCAGCCGAAGTCTCTTCATCTTCCACAACAATGTGTTCCtctttttctccctttttATCTGTTGTAGAAGCTGCCCATCGAACTAAAGTCTTCCTCAATCCTTCACCACCCCACCGGTACTCAATATGCGAATGATAATATAAGTCCACGACAAATTGGTTATCTTCTGAATGAAGAGATGAATAATAAAGATCACCACCACTATTGCAAATGAATGCATCAAAGTCAGTAGCACTTAATCCTTCAGAAATCAGGAAAGAACGTATTTCTGTAATGTTGAAGGATGTTGCCAAGATAAATCCAACTGAGCCTTCAGTCCTTTCATTCTCAAAGGCCTCAAAGATCTTTTTAACAGTTTCAGAAAGACCAGAACTTGCATCACAGTCCACAGCAATCACAAAAATGTGTTTCCTCCTCCTCAATGCTGGGAACTTACCAGCACTAGAGTTCTGGTCTCCTTTATCAGTAGTAGATCCAGATTTCTGTGCACTCTTTGCAACACCCTTAGACCATGTCAACACAGCATTTTCTAGCTTACTTTTCCGATCTTCAGAGTCTACGGAACCATAGGCATTTTCTCGGCTCTCGTTCTTATCTCCATCAAAGGAGAACTTTAAGTTCAAAGATATATCCTGTATGTCCCTCAAGGAATCACTTGGTGAATCTGATTCTGaattttcatcatcatcatcattccTCAACCAGCGAGGCTGCCTCGGCTTGCAACTTGCTATTTTAGAAAGATAAGTTTTACAGTGTTCTGGCCATGAAAAAAGGTGAATATTTTTCAGTCCATTTGCTCTACATTTTGCCCAGAGATGCTTGTCAGCAACCAGCTTCAGAAGAGCATCAGCAATAGATTGCTGATCATGGGGATCAACAAGGAGACCATTGTCCAGTACCTgccatcaataaaaaatatacatggatATAATCTTCAGAAGACAAATAATATTCTATGAAATGTTAATAACTGCATAGtaagaaaaagttgaaatacCCTGTGTATGTCAACAGGGCCACCATTTTTTGTGGCAACAATCGGCAAACCATGTGCTGCAGCCTGTAATCATAGAGAAATTTACATTGATCACCTTAACAAAGTTGTAAAAGTCAATTCTTAATAAGAGTGTAGCTAGAAGGCATACCTCAATCAGTGTAAGTCCGAAAGGCTCAATAAAAGCTGGATTTATAAAAACGCCCTGCCAAACATTAATAAGATTATGTTCTAACCAGAACTAGAATTTATTATACATCTCAAAATCATGCACAGGGAACATGGTGCTTACATGGAAGCACCCGGCcaggagaaaataaaacacaGACAATATAGGTTCCAACATAACATTCAAAAGCAGTCTCATAGTTAACATAAACTATTAGCTCCAAGTACTAGAACAAATTGCATACATTCCATGCCTAATTTCATGGTAGGACTAGTCACAGATTCTGATTCCTATTCTTTTGTAACTTTTGGGTAGTGAGTCATCTTAAGCCTTTATCTTCATATACAAGCCTGATGAGCAATATACTCTTGCCCTTCATGCAAACTGTAATACTCCTAATCATGAAGTCCAGTGCATCACAGTAGCCAAGGTTTTGCAGCAAGATGTGGCAGAGTGAATGTGCTTCCAAAGaaggttttatttatatttaattttatggaaGGTAAGAACTGCTGTGAGCAccttttttatcctttttccatttctttggTGTTTCTGAAATGTGTTAAAATGTGATTTAGTCTCATGTGCAGTACATGGAAAATGCAATATGCATTCACAAACACTAGGATGATGCCTTTCATTGGGTTTTAGAGACCATCACCAAGAACCAATAGAGATTATCATAGAGATTAACCTACACCATCCACAAACCTCATtgaataattagattattttcagatgtaaaatttgaaatgtgCTTCTGAGAATATAACATGGTTTCTGTGAAGTCTCtcttgaaatagaaaatccatTTCAACTGGAAAAATAACTTTTCACAGGATAAAGAATGTGGAGCAATAAAGTCGACTTGATTGAAATTTACACCCACCTTATTGTGTCAAGGATCGACCCAAAGCACTACAGTTTAATTAGAATGAAACTGGAGAATCTCAGAAACTAGGAAAAGAGTAGTGGGAAAGATTTGTGAATCATGAGGGGAAATCAAGCCCAAACCTCGATCTGTGAAAAACTATACCACCAATATGAGCTTACAACTCCCACTATAGGGTTAAATGAGAAGAAGACAATCTAACTTCACagttaataaatttgtaaaattgtaAACACTCCAATATTATATCCTTAACAGTgtaaataataacatttaaCTGGTAACAGCAGAATTCCCATCCAAGAAGTGCCAATGTATTTTGTATACATACCTTTTtaagaacaacaaaaaattggcAAAACAAGCATCAATTTATGCAGTTATCTTTGTTAGAAAGGAATTCAGGTCAACAAGTTGAATGAAGAGTAGGCAGtgcaaatttcataatatttgtttagcTTGGGTAAGCCAGGTTTAAATCAGAGAAACATGAGGGTAAAGGCTACCTTGGTCTTTGCTGCTAGACGATAGATGTCGGGAACATCAGATTGCTTGTGATGTTTAGGATATGCCACTTGACCATAGAGGTCATACTTATCGATCAACTTAAGAATTGATAGAAGAACAGAAGCATTTGTGCCCGACATTTCATCAATATTATCTCGGTTACCCATTATTAAGGTCTGCAAAACACAGagggaaacaaattaaaagttCAACATGGGTGCAGCGCTCCACAAAACAACACGAAAATACCCgtcaaatatatatgtcaatGTCTTTGTTACTTACAAGATTAGCAAGCTCCCTTAGTGGCCGACATTCGCCAAATGCTTTGACCAAGGTTGTTAGGTTTTTCTTCGGATCTGGCCTGGCAAGTGCAAGAATCATAGGCTTCCTAGGATTGGAAAAGAAGCGCATTATCTGTGTTTACAAACAGATATTATCTTGGTTACCAGCACATCATCTATTAGATACAGTCTGAACTTTGGAAAACCAAAAGCAGGTGCTATATTTCACAAACAGTTGGTAATGAAATTTGTAGTTGCCATGTTGCAAATTGAGTGCACCATGGTTCTGTCTAACCTCTGTCCATATAGGTGGATCTGGTGACTTGCCATCTTCATTTGCTTCTGTTTCACCATCCATATCTCCATCATGTGGAATTATGTGGTGAAATTCCATTCCAGGTGGAATTACCTGCAAGAAGAAACTCATGCACTTATTGAAacatatgtaaatttatatcaaaacaGTGGGAAAAGGTcatatagttttaaaattttatagcaGGTACAGTTATTTTATGAAGAAAGTGAACAAATTAGATATATCAGAAGATCTATCTTAAATGAGTAGTTGAAGGTTGAGAACTTTAATAGTCATGACTGAAGTAAATCATAACAATCTTACACTTCTTGGCAACTTAACAAACAAATGAATTAGAAGAATAATAACTTCAGCGCCGGATTATCAGGTGGTAAAGAATAATCACCACAGAGAAGctctatttcttttctttcacatTAAAGAGttgaaatagtattttattcttttcacaCTAACTGCAAAAGTCTTCTTTGGGCAGTTTTATCAAGTAAAAGTCACGTTGAGCTGTACAGAATGATCCTGATACCTGACTTCTGTAACAGCAACCTAAGCTATTTGCTCATTTTGATAGAAGAATCTATAGAATATGTCCTAGAAGGAAGCAGGATTTAAAGAGAACCTTGATTGCAAACCTATGATCTAGAAACATTGATAAGATGAGAACTTATATCTCTAAAAGTCTAAGAATACTTACAACCATGCGAGGCATGAACCTTCCATAACAGCTCACATTACGCTTAATTCTAGCACGTAGTTTACGCTCTAGTATTGGATCAAAACCATCATACAAACGCCACTGCTCCTCTATCTCCTGTCTTGTGCTAGTAATTACTATTTCAGAGGCATCCAGGGATAACTCTTCTGCCTCTATTCTTCTCATTATTTTGTAAGTAGAATTGATCTCATCCCGTGACAGTCTGCCTTGTCTCAAAAGTTGCTCCAGCTTATCACGACCCAGGGAATGACCAGTGAAAAGCATTGGAACATTCAGAGCACCAGATAAAAGAGCAGCAGAGTCACCTGCATCAGCATAATGCCCATGGATAGCAACAGGCCAGACTGGATGTCCATTACCAATTTGCTCACCAAGAACCTTTGACATCTGTAAAATGTGGTTAAGAGCACCATCAACAAATTCAGGGATGTGTGGCCATAATAGTTCTTTTggaatatatttatcttttggCCCAAAGGGAATGCGAATTATATAAGCGCCACTACTCTCTCCCATCTCATCCATCAAGCCTTCTGAATCTGGTGGGGGCAGCATCTCTGTGGGTTCACCATAGCTCCAGTCTACTTCTGGTGATGATACTTGTCTAGTAAGCAAATCAACACGATACACACCAGGCATAGAACCTAAAGCCCTTGCCAGTTCAACAACATACTTCACCTGAAGAAGACATGAAAGGAAATCATTTCTGTAACTAAACCAAAGTCATAGAATGTATCAAGCGGCTAACTCGCTCCCAAAGAGAGAAACTGACAATTAAATGAGAGATTTAAGTTTCTTGAAATCAGTCGTACCTGGCCACCAGTATCAGAGTCGCGGCCAAGCTCCATGTTTTCGCCACGTATCAGACCATGAAGGCTGTAAGAGACTAGTGTCAAGAAAACATGTAATTAAGTTTGCTAATTTTAACACATCAAATTCTTCAGGCGGGGGCATCAAATTAGAAGATCCGTCTTGTTCACAGTTCAACATGTCTCAATTCAATGGGTTGGCTGACTTAACATTCAGAAGTTTTAGGAGGTTGGTACATTAAATTCTCAATGCATACAGAAGTCTGGGTGTAAGATGGTGATTTTAACTGGAGATTGAACCATGTAAAATAATCTTAAAGTGCATGTTATCTGTAACAACTcttttttaccaaaaattaCCTTATCAATAGACTATAAATATCtactgaaaataaataaaggataaaaaaaaattaccttatCAATATGATATACAACTTTTTCCCCTTCTGTTGACTTGCCCAGGCCTCCATAGTATCAACTGAACTAATTCTAGGCAAGCGGCCTTTATTGCTTTCACCGTGAGCTGAAAGGTCACCAACTACATCTCCTTTCTCCCCCTCTGATAGGTCTTCAGACATATCAGCAACTGCTTCTCTGCGACCTCTTTCACGTTCAAGACGGCGTTTAGCATTCCTCTGGGCCTCCTCTCCCTCAAGCTAAacgaattaattatttgttagagaGATAATTGATTGATCAGTAGATCTTTTAGTCAACAAACTAGAGACTatgaacaatatttttcaaccaaacCATGCTTATAACCGTTTGGTATTAATTTTACCCTACCATTGCATGTAAAGGCAAATAATGTGAAAATTAGtcataacttataattaacGATCCCACCATCAGCCTATCAATAAATAGAAACCAGCAAGCATCAACTCTGGAAGACTCTAACCTACTATAGAAGGGCAAAAGATTATCACACTATGTTCAATTACAGTTTATTTTGGAATAAGGACAGAAAACCACGGAGAAGTTGCAATcacaatcacaaaatataagcaaatagaaaaattgatgtcAAAGATATCCATGTCGCAGATACTGCAAAGGATTTAATTGAATGACAGCTCAGAACCTAGAGGATTTTCTTTTACTGCTGACCTATTGCATTGCCTAGAATGTAGGAAACAAGGAACTGGAGTTAATGCACATGGCATTGGCATCAGGAATGTCCAGAGAATCTGAGACAATTTATATATGGCTGGCAAAGACAATTTTAGCAAGATACAGTTCCCAATTTCAGCTATAGCTTGTAACTTTTGGTCTATCAGGGGCTGGCCAGAGGAGAAGCTCAGCAATGAGATGGAGCATGAAATACAACCAACTGGGAAGGACTAGAAAAATTGAGAACAGATTTTCGATTGATTCACATCCTCACCAGTGTTGCAACGACTTCTAAGAAAAAAGCAAATGCTCTTTCGCTTTTGAAACTGTGGTTTGTGTACATTTAACGTCTAATTTCTTGCTTATTTTTTCACGATTTTAGAGATTCCATACTAAAATAACAGATCCACCTTTGCCCCTTAATTTTACATATGTGATGAGTTTACATTCAGTAGTAATGAAGTGAACAGGACCTATTAACTATCAAGAAGAATTTGACCAATGGATTCCTAAGTTGCAAGCTATATGTTTGGTCCTTtaaatgagaataaaaaactaaggatgttttttcctttctttaattataataccttgtaaagttaaatttttttctttttctttagatCACCATAATAAGTCCATTCATAGCACTAATCTAATACCAAAAAACAATTGGAATCAACTTTACacttacaaaaatcatttacTACAAGCAACACCTCTAGCATAACCACCACATTAATCAAAAGCTTAAATCTGCCAGAAACAGAAACACAAACAATCCATACTTCCAAACGCGGGCGTGCACACACAAATGCCAGagtttgaataaaagaaagaatcataaataaaatgagaaaaaataacaactgctcaaacaaaaacaaaaaacctgCTTTTTCTGCCGAGCCAAATTCCAAATCCTCCAGCACATGTTCTCCAGCCTCGTGTTCCTCTCCTGCGGACTGCGCGTCGCTTGCGCCTatttttcacacacacacacatcacataaacacacacacacactaatatatatatacacatatatgcaACATACACAAACTCACACAGAATCAACAACGAACACATACTCTGACCCAGGAGCGGTGGAGATCGGTCTCATCGAACCCCGTGATCACCTCCTCGACGAAGTATCTGGTAGGGCTGAACCTCCCCCTCTCCCTCAGCAGCAGAGACGACTTCACTTCATCGATGCCCGGTCCGACATCGAGAATCGCCTCCAGGTAGCTGTTTATCCAATCATTTCCCGCCATTAATCTCCTGCCTCTATCTGTATGtatctgtatatatatgtatatctatatCCGCAATCAAATCGAGCAGAATCAGTACATATCAGTGTGTGTTTGTCCgtgtagagagagagtgtgtgatGAGAGAAGATGTTTCTGGAGGTGGTGAGGAGGAGAGAGGGAGCTGAAACCTGAAAGAGAGCAAAATTTCGTATAGAGAGAGATTCCGAGAATATTAATACAGAGAGACAAAGGCAGGCGACGCGACTAATACGCCCAACTGTTCTTGCTATTATATATGtactcttttcttttgctttagaagaaaaagaaaaagtgaagaaaattTCAACTCTCAATTGACAAAAGTCCAttgtttttattcatttttcgGCTATTGCCAAACACTCCATAAACATTTCCAACATTTCCGGTAAATTACtatggaatttttttaaatttgacataattatgaatattttttataaaaaaaataattgtataacCCCTATACATTTAGGCggaaattactattttacgcttatttatttttgaaaaagatttgaaaagttataaacaaaaaatctgAGGTTGAGTGAAGTAAACAATGAGTAGGGTATATTAGTCTACTCAAGATGAGTCGATACACGATTTAACAATTAAACAAGTGCAACAACTATGTTCACAAATactaaataatacaaattacatatacaatctgaaaaaataagtaaaaaaaaaatatgcccCTCCGTCGTCCCCAAGGTCTTGTGGGGCTCCATCATCAGAAGTAAGAGTTGTCTCTTCCTCATCTACCTTGGGGCCTCATCTTACCTTGAGCTCGCACAGTCTCGAGCTCGCCATGGGGCACACGACCTAGATCTTTCCATGGGGTGTGCAGGCGCATCTCATAGCCTCAAGCTCACTATAGAGCGAGCGGGCTAAAGCTCGCCACGGGGTATGTGGACGCTCGCTTCGAGTTTGACTTGCAGCCTGGAGCACGACATGGGTATGTAATTGAGCCCTTCTGAACTCAAGCTCAACATGCAGCCTCGCGCCCAACTTGGGGCGCGGGACCTCAAGCTAGCCATAGGTACGCGACTGCGAGCCTTCCCTCACCTTGCGCGGCCTCAAGCTTTCCATGAGGTGGCAGATGCGAACCTCTCCTCTCCTTGAGCTTGATTGCTACATGGGCGCTCACCTCTTCTCTCCACCAGTTTGACACACGGACTTCAGCTCGCCACGGGGACGAACCTCACCTCGTCTCAAGCTCGACATGTGTCCTGGAGCTTGCCAC
This Sesamum indicum cultivar Zhongzhi No. 13 linkage group LG5, S_indicum_v1.0, whole genome shotgun sequence DNA region includes the following protein-coding sequences:
- the LOC105162148 gene encoding probable sucrose-phosphate synthase 1, with translation MAGNDWINSYLEAILDVGPGIDEVKSSLLLRERGRFSPTRYFVEEVITGFDETDLHRSWVRAQATRSPQERNTRLENMCWRIWNLARQKKQLEGEEAQRNAKRRLERERGRREAVADMSEDLSEGEKGDVVGDLSAHGESNKGRLPRISSVDTMEAWASQQKGKKLYIILISLHGLIRGENMELGRDSDTGGQVKYVVELARALGSMPGVYRVDLLTRQVSSPEVDWSYGEPTEMLPPPDSEGLMDEMGESSGAYIIRIPFGPKDKYIPKELLWPHIPEFVDGALNHILQMSKVLGEQIGNGHPVWPVAIHGHYADAGDSAALLSGALNVPMLFTGHSLGRDKLEQLLRQGRLSRDEINSTYKIMRRIEAEELSLDASEIVITSTRQEIEEQWRLYDGFDPILERKLRARIKRNVSCYGRFMPRMVVIPPGMEFHHIIPHDGDMDGETEANEDGKSPDPPIWTEIMRFFSNPRKPMILALARPDPKKNLTTLVKAFGECRPLRELANLTLIMGNRDNIDEMSGTNASVLLSILKLIDKYDLYGQVAYPKHHKQSDVPDIYRLAAKTKGVFINPAFIEPFGLTLIEAAAHGLPIVATKNGGPVDIHRVLDNGLLVDPHDQQSIADALLKLVADKHLWAKCRANGLKNIHLFSWPEHCKTYLSKIASCKPRQPRWLRNDDDDENSESDSPSDSLRDIQDISLNLKFSFDGDKNESRENAYGSVDSEDRKSKLENAVLTWSKGVAKSAQKSGSTTDKGDQNSSAGKFPALRRRKHIFVIAVDCDASSGLSETVKKIFEAFENERTEGSVGFILATSFNITEIRSFLISEGLSATDFDAFICNSGGDLYYSSLHSEDNQFVVDLYYHSHIEYRWGGEGLRKTLVRWAASTTDKKGEKEEHIVVEDEETSADYCYSFKVQKPGVIPPVKEVRKLMRIQALRCHVVYCQNGSKINVIPVLASRSQALRYLYLRWGMDLSKVVVFVGESGDTDYEGLLGGVHKSVVLTGVCSSASSQLHANRSYPLSDVIYSDSPNIVRTSEECSSSDLRVLLEDQGVLKG